In Pseudosulfitobacter pseudonitzschiae, one genomic interval encodes:
- a CDS encoding GMC family oxidoreductase: protein MYDYIIVGAGSAGCVLANRLSADPAKRVALLEAGPRDKSPLIHMPVGIALLANNKKLNWAFDTEPQHQLENRSLFWPRGKTLGGSSSINAMVYIRGHKTDYDGWETAASSSVWGWERVSQLFKKMEDNHRFGNNEHHGSGGALSVSELQTVNPLSRSFVKAGRELQIPHNDDFNGTLQEGVGLYQVTQKNGRRWSSAKAFLEGALERSNLDVITDARVTRVVMDGRRATGVSYKRGMEYTQLRLNDNGEVLLSGGAVNSPQLLMLSGIGAADELKEHGIPLVHDLPEVGKNLQDHLDITIMSAANSRKPIGVALSFLPRGIGGIYSYIFHNKGFLTSNVAESGGFVKSTPEQARPNLQFHFLPTFLKDHGRKIAFGYGYTLHICDLLPKSRGRIGLKSPDPLDDPLIDPKYLEDPEDMQTMIAGVKIGRRIFDAPAMAAHCKHEVVPGSAVQSDEQIAADIRKRAETIYHPVGTCRMGSDPQSVVDPALKVRGIEGLRVIDASIMPRLVAGNTNAPTMMIAENAADIILGKVSADG from the coding sequence ATGTATGACTACATCATCGTTGGTGCCGGATCTGCCGGCTGCGTTTTGGCAAACCGGCTGTCTGCCGACCCCGCCAAGCGTGTCGCTTTGTTGGAGGCCGGACCGCGTGACAAAAGCCCGCTGATCCATATGCCGGTTGGCATCGCGCTGCTGGCCAACAACAAAAAACTGAACTGGGCGTTCGATACCGAACCACAACATCAGCTGGAAAACCGTAGCCTGTTCTGGCCGCGCGGCAAGACATTGGGCGGATCATCCTCGATCAACGCAATGGTCTATATCCGAGGCCATAAAACAGACTACGATGGTTGGGAAACAGCTGCAAGTTCTTCTGTCTGGGGCTGGGAGCGAGTCTCACAGCTTTTCAAGAAAATGGAGGACAATCATCGCTTTGGCAACAATGAGCATCATGGCTCTGGCGGCGCGTTGTCCGTGAGCGAGTTGCAGACCGTTAACCCTCTTAGCCGCTCATTTGTCAAAGCTGGTCGCGAATTGCAGATCCCTCACAATGATGATTTCAACGGCACCTTACAGGAGGGTGTCGGCCTCTATCAGGTCACGCAAAAAAACGGCCGGCGCTGGAGTTCGGCCAAGGCATTCCTCGAGGGCGCGCTGGAGCGTTCCAACCTGGACGTCATTACGGATGCGCGGGTCACACGCGTGGTAATGGACGGCCGCCGCGCGACTGGCGTGTCGTATAAACGGGGCATGGAATACACTCAGCTTCGCCTGAACGATAACGGTGAGGTACTGTTGTCCGGCGGCGCCGTGAATTCTCCGCAACTGCTGATGCTCTCGGGTATCGGCGCGGCTGACGAATTGAAAGAGCATGGTATTCCGCTTGTTCATGATCTGCCGGAAGTCGGTAAGAACCTGCAAGATCACCTGGACATCACAATTATGAGTGCCGCAAATTCGCGGAAACCTATTGGCGTTGCGCTCTCTTTTCTGCCACGCGGCATAGGCGGAATCTACTCATATATCTTTCACAACAAGGGCTTTCTGACCAGCAATGTTGCTGAGTCTGGAGGCTTTGTGAAAAGCACCCCCGAACAAGCACGTCCCAACCTGCAATTCCACTTCTTGCCCACCTTTCTCAAGGATCATGGCCGCAAAATCGCCTTTGGGTATGGTTACACCCTGCATATCTGCGACCTGCTTCCCAAAAGCCGTGGCCGGATCGGGTTGAAAAGCCCGGATCCACTGGATGACCCGCTCATCGATCCCAAGTATCTGGAGGATCCCGAAGACATGCAAACCATGATCGCAGGGGTCAAGATTGGGCGGCGGATTTTCGATGCGCCAGCGATGGCCGCGCACTGTAAGCATGAGGTTGTTCCCGGTTCTGCTGTGCAAAGCGATGAGCAGATCGCTGCCGACATCCGCAAGCGGGCCGAGACAATTTATCATCCAGTGGGCACCTGCCGGATGGGATCAGACCCCCAGTCGGTGGTTGACCCCGCGTTGAAAGTGCGCGGTATCGAGGGCCTGCGAGTGATTGACGCTTCCATTATGCCGCGTCTGGTTGCAGGCAACACAAATGCCCCGACCATGATGATCGCGGAAAATGCGGCGGACATAATCTTAGGGAAGGTAAGTGCAGATGGCTGA
- a CDS encoding long-chain fatty acid--CoA ligase has protein sequence MIGQMMQIPLTICSLIDHGARYHGNTEIISVETNMTKTRHTWSSVAKRARQLSSALSKLGIQYGDRCATIAWNNARHLECYFGISGGGMVCHTINPRLFAEQLIYVINHAEDKVVLFDKTFLPIIAKLRGHLPTVEFFVLLGAHDEEAAAQVPGLVFYDDLIAQGDPDHPWPDVDENDASSLCYTSGTTGNPKGVLYSHRSTVLHTLAAALPDTLNFSARDTLMPVVPMFHVNAWGVPYAAAMVGAKIVLPGPGLDGDSLAALIDDEAVTVALGVPTIWQGLLNALAKKSSSAESLKRTIVGGSACPPSMIAEFRDNYGTEVVHAWGMTETSPLGTANALLECHINLSIENQAKVRESQGRPPYGVEIKIISDDGNRLAENGVAKGNLMIRGHWIVDNYFRSVNDSALTADGWFDTGDVASINAEGFMTIRDRSKDIIKSGGEWISTVELEGIAIGHPAVADAAAIAAKHEKWDERPVLLVVKAPDAEITEANIIAFFEEKIAKWQIPDKLIFVEELPRNATGKVLKNKLREEYGSILMY, from the coding sequence ATGATCGGCCAAATGATGCAAATTCCCCTTACGATCTGTTCACTGATTGATCATGGTGCTCGTTACCACGGCAATACTGAAATTATCTCAGTTGAAACGAATATGACCAAGACCCGCCATACTTGGTCAAGCGTTGCTAAGCGCGCGCGCCAACTGTCGTCCGCTCTATCCAAATTGGGCATCCAATATGGCGACCGCTGCGCCACAATCGCATGGAACAACGCGCGGCATCTGGAATGCTATTTCGGAATTTCCGGCGGCGGTATGGTGTGTCACACGATCAACCCGCGTCTGTTCGCCGAACAGTTAATCTATGTGATCAACCACGCAGAGGACAAGGTCGTGCTCTTTGACAAGACTTTTCTACCGATCATAGCCAAACTGCGAGGGCACCTGCCTACGGTGGAATTCTTTGTTTTGCTAGGCGCGCATGATGAAGAGGCCGCCGCACAGGTGCCTGGCTTAGTATTTTACGATGATCTGATTGCGCAAGGGGATCCGGACCACCCATGGCCGGATGTCGATGAAAACGACGCATCCAGCCTGTGCTATACTTCGGGCACCACAGGCAATCCCAAGGGCGTCCTCTATTCGCATCGTTCGACTGTCCTGCATACGCTTGCCGCAGCCTTGCCGGATACGCTGAATTTTTCGGCGCGCGACACGCTTATGCCGGTTGTACCGATGTTCCATGTTAATGCCTGGGGTGTGCCATACGCTGCGGCGATGGTTGGTGCAAAAATAGTTCTCCCTGGACCCGGTCTGGATGGTGACAGCCTTGCAGCATTGATTGATGATGAGGCAGTAACCGTAGCGCTCGGCGTGCCAACCATCTGGCAGGGTTTGCTCAATGCATTGGCAAAGAAAAGCTCCAGCGCCGAAAGCCTGAAGCGTACGATTGTTGGCGGTTCTGCCTGCCCCCCCTCGATGATCGCAGAATTTCGCGATAACTATGGCACCGAAGTTGTGCATGCTTGGGGTATGACAGAAACTTCACCTTTGGGCACTGCAAACGCGTTGCTAGAATGCCATATCAACTTGTCAATCGAAAATCAGGCGAAGGTGCGTGAAAGTCAGGGTAGACCCCCTTATGGGGTTGAGATAAAAATCATCAGTGACGATGGCAATCGTCTGGCAGAAAATGGAGTCGCAAAAGGCAACCTGATGATCCGGGGCCATTGGATCGTGGACAACTATTTCCGCTCGGTCAACGACTCGGCGCTGACTGCCGACGGTTGGTTCGACACGGGCGATGTGGCGTCAATCAACGCCGAGGGTTTCATGACAATCCGCGACCGCTCCAAGGATATTATAAAATCAGGTGGAGAATGGATCTCGACCGTCGAATTGGAAGGAATTGCCATCGGGCATCCGGCCGTGGCCGACGCTGCGGCTATTGCCGCCAAGCATGAGAAATGGGACGAACGCCCGGTTCTTCTGGTTGTTAAGGCTCCCGATGCCGAAATTACCGAGGCGAATATCATAGCTTTTTTCGAAGAAAAGATTGCAAAATGGCAAATTCCCGACAAGTTGATCTTCGTGGAAGAACTCCCGCGCAACGCCACGGGAAAAGTGCTGAAGAACAAGTTACGTGAAGAGTATGGCAGTATATTGATGTACTGA
- a CDS encoding TetR/AcrR family transcriptional regulator, producing the protein MKRSRNASADILAAAREVTARHGAGKLTIDSVAREIGMSKGGVLYNFPSKQALLSALLQDLIEEHLVSMSEIDQAKPNATLRGHLHSLAASNNLKENLSMAILATAAENPELLDPLRNMIESDHQKATSQSTDPIGAHVILAALDGLRFQQLLCMPPYDTKTRDAIKGRLESMINDLR; encoded by the coding sequence ATGAAACGGTCCCGCAACGCATCTGCTGACATCCTTGCCGCTGCACGCGAAGTGACGGCGCGGCATGGGGCTGGAAAACTGACAATCGATTCCGTCGCACGCGAGATCGGCATGAGCAAGGGGGGCGTGCTTTACAACTTCCCTTCGAAGCAGGCTCTGCTATCGGCGCTTCTACAAGACTTGATAGAGGAACATCTCGTGAGCATGAGCGAGATCGATCAGGCCAAACCGAACGCAACCCTGCGGGGGCATCTGCATTCGCTCGCTGCGTCAAACAATCTGAAGGAAAACCTTTCCATGGCTATACTTGCGACGGCTGCGGAAAACCCCGAACTTCTAGATCCGCTCCGCAACATGATTGAGAGTGACCACCAGAAGGCTACGTCTCAATCCACGGATCCGATCGGGGCACACGTCATACTCGCCGCACTGGACGGCCTGCGGTTTCAACAACTATTGTGTATGCCCCCCTATGATACCAAGACACGCGACGCGATAAAAGGCCGGCTCGAGAGTATGATCAATGACTTGCGGTAA
- a CDS encoding efflux RND transporter periplasmic adaptor subunit, translating to MSKTITVPLTVAVSATNDVQRVFVGRLEPLRVVDLAFQISGQILELPVSAGEGLKKGELIARLDITDFELALARAQASFDLATSEFKRSAELANRGAGSEARLDTAKAQLAQSEVALREAERRLAQTRIEAPFDALVGRIFSEAYSNTTPAAPIVRLQDVSEMRVYISLPEEIAALARTRAEDFSITATFPAAPRYEAELILREFVTEADPVAQTYVVEFAIAGELDFRLLPGMTANVVARLEGSGGTGSVVIPVSAIDTTSAPEPRVWIFDESNGTVRPRTVRLGLPRENAIVVLEGLAAGQRVVSGGWWKLTDGMNIRPDVH from the coding sequence GTGTCCAAAACGATCACCGTTCCCCTGACGGTGGCGGTGTCTGCGACCAATGATGTGCAACGCGTATTCGTCGGGCGGTTGGAACCGCTGCGGGTGGTCGATCTGGCATTTCAAATCTCAGGGCAAATTCTGGAATTACCCGTTTCGGCTGGGGAGGGTCTGAAAAAGGGCGAGCTGATCGCCCGTCTTGACATAACCGACTTCGAATTGGCCTTAGCACGCGCTCAGGCATCTTTCGATCTGGCCACGAGCGAATTTAAGCGGTCTGCGGAACTCGCCAATCGCGGCGCAGGGTCAGAGGCACGGCTCGACACAGCGAAGGCACAGCTTGCCCAGTCTGAAGTGGCCTTGCGCGAGGCAGAGCGTCGACTGGCACAGACAAGGATCGAAGCACCGTTTGACGCTCTTGTCGGCCGAATCTTTTCGGAAGCCTACTCCAATACCACACCAGCGGCACCGATCGTTCGGCTACAGGATGTCAGCGAAATGCGCGTCTACATATCGCTGCCCGAGGAAATTGCCGCGTTGGCGCGGACCCGCGCGGAGGATTTCAGCATCACCGCGACATTCCCTGCGGCACCGAGATACGAGGCCGAGCTGATCCTGCGAGAGTTCGTGACTGAAGCGGATCCGGTCGCCCAAACCTATGTGGTGGAATTCGCAATTGCAGGTGAACTCGATTTCCGCCTGTTGCCGGGCATGACTGCAAACGTCGTCGCACGTCTCGAAGGGTCGGGAGGCACAGGCAGCGTGGTTATACCGGTTTCTGCCATTGATACGACGAGTGCACCCGAGCCAAGAGTCTGGATATTCGATGAATCAAATGGAACCGTCCGACCGCGCACTGTGCGTCTCGGACTTCCACGCGAGAACGCAATCGTGGTGCTGGAAGGGCTCGCCGCTGGCCAGCGCGTTGTCTCAGGTGGCTGGTGGAAACTGACCGACGGCATGAATATCCGTCCAGACGTGCATTAG
- a CDS encoding efflux RND transporter permease subunit, whose translation MTLAAGSISRPVTIWLAIIFCVLGGLWGLSTVGRLEDPSFTLKTALVVIPYPGATAEEVEEQVSEVVEGALQQMKQLDRIESKSMPGMSQVTVEIEDTFGPDEMPQVWDEMRRRLRDIRGELPEGAREPVINDDFGDVYGMFYAVTTNGYSPSEQREIARFLRRGLVSVDGVAKVEIQGLIEEEITVAIPSSRLSSLGLQPNQILAAISDENRVFANGEITEGPARLGVSVPQGYATVAGIEALRLGAPGEVGQISVADIARVTRSETEQPGQVIRHNGERAFTLGISALTDRNVVEVGSGVEERMSVLIAQLPKGVEVAPIYEQHKVVDAAVSNFLVGLGQSVAIVVGALMLTMGWRAGIVVGATLTLTVLATIFFMSVFGIPMERISLGALIIAMGMLVDNAIVITEGMVIGMARGKSAETAASETESATSIPLLGATVIGIMAFSGIGLSPDATGEFLFSLFAVIGISLLLSWIFAVTITPYLGALLLRAPKTVAEDPYKGAFYAVYRGVLWGALRSRWLVALVVVGITVASLMAFGQVKQAFFPASTTPLFYVQYQLPQGTDIRTTDEDMKRLESVLRETQGVNDVASLVGRGASRFMLTYTPEQANSGYGQLIVRVGDAAAIPALTQSLRQSLPSQFPNALVRVEELVFGPPSGAAVAVRFSGPNPIILRALADEAMLIFREAGTITDPRTDWRQRELTIIPVVDEARMRLAGASRQAIADTIEYGTSGLRVGTLREGDTEVPLILRLPENERDGVERLRDLEVWSQGGGKYVPMSGLVERFETRLSEALILRRDRERTISALGGARGDLTADEAFRSVRDMIEAISLPPGYVMEWGGEFESASDAQASLGKQLPLGFLVMLTISILMFNKLRQPLILWLVVPMSVTGMVLGLLFTGLPFTFTALLGFLSLSGMLMKNAIVLVEEIDAQRANGVENYKAVMDGSVSRLRPVVLAAGTTIFGMLPLLPDAFFASMAVTIMGGLAFASILTLVLVPVLYALLFRIRPPRHAKEMYGEASTA comes from the coding sequence ATGACTCTCGCTGCAGGCTCAATCAGTCGCCCTGTCACCATCTGGCTGGCCATCATATTTTGCGTCTTGGGCGGATTGTGGGGGCTTAGTACCGTTGGCCGCCTTGAAGACCCGAGCTTTACCCTGAAGACCGCACTGGTCGTCATCCCATATCCTGGTGCGACCGCGGAGGAGGTCGAGGAGCAGGTTTCCGAAGTTGTTGAGGGGGCGTTGCAGCAGATGAAGCAGCTTGACCGGATCGAGTCTAAATCGATGCCGGGCATGTCTCAGGTTACTGTTGAAATTGAAGATACCTTTGGACCTGACGAGATGCCGCAGGTCTGGGACGAGATGCGGCGCCGGTTGCGCGACATACGCGGCGAACTCCCCGAAGGTGCGCGCGAACCAGTCATCAACGATGATTTCGGTGACGTCTACGGAATGTTCTACGCGGTGACCACCAATGGTTATTCCCCGTCGGAGCAGCGCGAGATTGCACGTTTTCTGCGGCGCGGTTTGGTTTCTGTCGACGGGGTCGCAAAGGTCGAGATTCAAGGGTTGATTGAGGAGGAGATAACGGTCGCGATCCCATCCTCCCGCCTTTCCAGCCTCGGGCTACAACCAAACCAGATTCTGGCCGCCATTTCGGACGAGAACAGGGTATTCGCGAACGGGGAGATCACCGAAGGGCCCGCACGCTTAGGCGTTTCGGTACCGCAGGGCTACGCTACGGTCGCCGGCATCGAGGCGCTCCGGCTTGGGGCACCCGGCGAGGTCGGCCAGATCTCCGTTGCCGACATCGCCCGTGTCACACGAAGTGAGACCGAACAGCCAGGTCAAGTTATTCGTCACAACGGTGAACGCGCCTTTACGTTAGGTATCTCCGCCCTGACAGACCGTAACGTGGTGGAAGTTGGAAGCGGCGTCGAGGAACGGATGAGCGTCTTGATTGCTCAGCTTCCAAAGGGGGTAGAAGTTGCTCCGATTTATGAACAACACAAGGTCGTGGACGCGGCCGTTTCGAACTTTCTGGTTGGTCTTGGGCAGTCAGTCGCTATCGTTGTTGGCGCCCTGATGCTCACGATGGGCTGGCGCGCGGGGATCGTTGTGGGCGCGACTCTCACCCTGACAGTGCTTGCGACCATTTTTTTCATGTCGGTTTTCGGCATTCCGATGGAGCGCATCAGCCTTGGTGCCCTGATCATCGCGATGGGGATGCTGGTCGATAACGCAATCGTAATCACCGAAGGCATGGTGATCGGCATGGCTCGGGGCAAGTCCGCTGAAACAGCTGCGTCCGAAACGGAATCCGCAACCTCGATTCCGCTTCTGGGCGCAACGGTAATCGGAATTATGGCCTTTTCCGGTATCGGGCTATCGCCGGACGCAACCGGCGAGTTCCTTTTCTCGCTCTTCGCAGTAATCGGCATCTCCTTGCTGCTGAGTTGGATTTTCGCCGTAACAATTACACCCTATCTCGGTGCCCTTTTGTTGCGCGCGCCCAAGACTGTCGCGGAAGATCCTTACAAGGGTGCTTTTTATGCGGTTTATCGCGGCGTTCTCTGGGGCGCACTTCGGTCTCGCTGGCTCGTTGCCCTAGTGGTCGTTGGTATAACCGTGGCGTCGCTGATGGCGTTTGGACAGGTCAAGCAGGCTTTTTTCCCGGCCTCGACCACACCACTGTTCTATGTCCAGTATCAATTGCCGCAGGGGACCGACATCCGCACCACGGATGAGGACATGAAAAGACTGGAGTCGGTGCTGCGCGAAACCCAAGGTGTCAACGATGTTGCATCTCTTGTCGGTCGCGGTGCAAGCCGCTTTATGCTGACCTACACTCCCGAACAGGCAAATTCGGGATACGGCCAACTCATCGTCCGGGTTGGGGACGCGGCAGCGATCCCGGCTTTGACCCAGAGCCTGAGACAATCTCTGCCGTCGCAGTTCCCGAACGCGCTGGTGCGGGTCGAGGAACTCGTCTTTGGTCCGCCATCGGGAGCGGCCGTCGCCGTGCGGTTCTCGGGGCCGAACCCGATCATTCTTCGTGCGCTGGCGGATGAGGCAATGTTGATTTTCCGGGAGGCGGGAACCATCACCGATCCGCGCACCGATTGGCGCCAGCGCGAACTTACGATCATTCCGGTCGTTGATGAGGCGCGAATGCGTCTCGCAGGTGCTAGTCGGCAAGCCATAGCTGATACCATTGAATATGGCACCTCGGGGCTGAGGGTGGGAACCTTGCGGGAAGGCGACACCGAAGTCCCGCTGATTTTGAGACTCCCCGAAAACGAGCGCGATGGGGTCGAAAGGCTTCGCGATCTTGAAGTCTGGTCGCAGGGCGGCGGAAAATATGTGCCGATGTCCGGCCTCGTCGAACGATTCGAAACACGGCTTTCCGAAGCCCTGATCCTTCGCCGTGACCGAGAGCGGACGATATCCGCCCTCGGCGGTGCGCGGGGTGACTTGACCGCAGATGAAGCATTCCGAAGCGTCCGCGACATGATCGAAGCCATCTCGCTCCCGCCCGGTTACGTTATGGAATGGGGCGGCGAGTTTGAAAGCGCGTCCGATGCGCAAGCGTCACTCGGTAAACAGTTGCCACTGGGGTTCCTCGTGATGCTGACAATTTCAATCCTGATGTTTAACAAATTGCGCCAGCCACTGATCCTATGGCTTGTCGTTCCGATGTCGGTCACCGGCATGGTCCTGGGGCTTCTGTTCACCGGGCTTCCCTTTACGTTCACAGCGCTGCTTGGCTTTCTGTCTTTGTCGGGCATGTTGATGAAAAACGCGATTGTTCTGGTCGAAGAGATTGACGCTCAGCGCGCCAACGGTGTGGAGAACTACAAGGCTGTAATGGATGGCTCGGTCAGCAGGCTGCGGCCAGTGGTTTTGGCTGCGGGAACCACAATCTTCGGCATGTTGCCGCTCTTACCTGACGCCTTTTTCGCTTCGATGGCCGTCACAATCATGGGCGGATTAGCATTTGCCTCGATCCTGACCCTCGTCCTGGTGCCGGTGCTCTATGCGCTCCTTTTCCGAATTCGCCCGCCCCGGCACGCAAAAGAGATGTATGGCGAAGCATCAACCGCTTAA
- a CDS encoding TetR/AcrR family transcriptional regulator: MREEKLSDVIRGARSVFFEHGLAGARVDQIADAAGVSKATMYAHFPSKTALFTEVVSRECDMLAEELETLLRAQGPTEETLQSFSDALISLVFSNAYIRLYRICVAEAGRFPEIGELFFKAGPERVRLILAGYLMERCQSGDLMIPNPDFAADQFIQLSFTSILNDRLFGVQKRISKSVISGRAKSATSAFLAIYTAKPGMG, encoded by the coding sequence TTGCGCGAAGAAAAGCTCAGCGATGTCATCCGTGGAGCGCGCTCGGTTTTTTTCGAACATGGATTAGCGGGCGCACGCGTGGATCAGATCGCTGATGCGGCAGGCGTCTCGAAAGCAACGATGTATGCGCATTTTCCCTCCAAGACAGCCCTATTCACCGAAGTCGTATCGAGGGAATGCGACATGCTCGCCGAAGAGCTTGAGACATTGTTGCGGGCACAGGGCCCGACGGAGGAAACGTTGCAGTCGTTTAGTGACGCTCTGATCAGTCTTGTTTTCTCGAATGCCTATATTCGGCTTTACCGAATTTGCGTTGCCGAGGCTGGCAGGTTTCCTGAGATCGGGGAACTCTTCTTCAAAGCCGGACCAGAGCGGGTAAGGCTCATCCTTGCGGGTTACCTGATGGAACGGTGCCAGAGCGGAGATTTGATGATCCCGAATCCCGATTTCGCTGCAGATCAGTTTATTCAACTATCCTTTACCAGTATCTTAAATGACCGGTTATTTGGTGTTCAAAAACGCATTTCTAAATCCGTGATTTCCGGAAGGGCCAAAAGTGCAACAAGCGCTTTTCTTGCTATCTACACGGCCAAGCCTGGGATGGGCTAA
- a CDS encoding helix-turn-helix domain-containing protein: MALDPNSGNYQPKTIVYHTNVEYIAWLNTLHPGSALGMKLRVQLGLNIQEARRSRGFSQETLAHRADIDRGYIGKIENAKHAASIDMVEAIAEALGIEAQELLKPRI, from the coding sequence ATGGCGCTGGACCCCAATTCGGGAAATTATCAGCCGAAGACAATAGTCTACCATACGAATGTAGAATATATTGCGTGGTTAAATACTCTACATCCGGGCTCTGCCTTAGGCATGAAGCTACGGGTACAACTTGGTCTAAATATTCAGGAGGCGCGCCGATCCAGAGGGTTCAGCCAAGAAACCCTTGCGCATCGCGCGGACATTGATCGCGGCTATATTGGCAAGATCGAGAACGCAAAGCATGCCGCGTCGATCGATATGGTCGAAGCGATTGCGGAGGCATTGGGTATTGAGGCGCAAGAACTTCTTAAGCCTAGAATTTGA